From the Psychrobacter sp. P11F6 genome, the window GTTGCTTACTGCCTACAACCAATATATTAACGGTTCACAAAAATTGAATCTCCCCCAAAAATAAGGATTTTGGTCAAAAGTTATACAGTTGGTTAAATACTATTAAAAATAGGTAGGATCACATAAAAAATGATACTGCTCTTACTGCCAAATCCGAATCACTTTTTAAGTTTTAATATACTTATGTTTAATAATAATTTAGGTGTTTGGATGTGAAATAGGTATTTTGAAGAGGCTCTTAGGCATTGTAGAATATGATTAATAAATTGATTTTTTCAAAATTTTGTGTTTCCGTTTCCTTTGCTTTTTCCATCTTTGTTTCCATCAAGGGGCTTGATTTATTTGGTCTAAGAGTCAATTTTTCTTGTTTCCATCTTACTTAGAGGTGGGGGTATCTTGTTTCCGTTTTTTCCTGTTTACTGCGTTTTGTTTCCAAGCCTGTTTCCATATATTTGGTAAGATTCTGAAGAGAAACAGAGAAAAAATACAATTTCGTACTTATGTATTTGATATTTTAGCTAAAAAAAGTTGGGTTTAATAGCATGTAACTCTTGGGTTTAGAATACAGTCAAGCCATCTCACAACCTATACTTATAATCTAAAAAATTTACCATATTACTGAGTAGAGGGGTTTTGTTATCAGAATAACTTATAAAGCTTCCTGATTTTTCTACGCTTCGCTATTTTACTTGAGACAAACGGGACAAACGGGACAGACGGGACAGCACTTAATTGGTATAGCTTACAGCCGTCCCGTCACGGTTTTTAGCAATGGGACAGACGGGACAGAAAAGCCAAAATATAAAATCCTGTCCCGTTCGACCCGTTACGGTTTCTAGCAATGGGACAGCGAAATCCTTTAACGCATATAGCCTGTCCCGTTCGTCCCGTCTGTCCCGTTCTTTTTCATAGATTCACAAGAAAGTATGTTGGCAGTAACCGCATAAACAGATGGACGGTGCTTGCCATTAAATAAAGTATCAGATGTTTTATAGGTTTTACGATCACCTTGATTGAGCAGTAGTAGGTCGACTTCCTCTAACACTTGTAATACTTTCTTTTTACTAAAAGGCGCACATACGCTATCAAAAGTTTCTTTAGAAAAATAATAATCCCCCGTGTCCATATTGCGATAGCCTACGCGGTTTGGTGTCCTCTCCTCAAAGTTCAAGCGCGTGTTTTTATAGCAAGGTTGAAAGCGACTCGCTCCATGTTGTTCAATAAATGCTTTGATATGATCTATGATTTGGCGCTGCTCATGCTCACCATCACGCCCATAGTTATCAAGCCAATTATCTAAGCAAGTCATCACGGCTTTAGTTGCTTGTCCTGCTTGCCAACCTGTTATACCTGCCTGTGTTGCCAGTTCTCCAGCTGCGCTTACAATAGCGAACCGTTTAGCCACTCTATGCGCCTGCGCTGTTAGGTCGCTGTACTGACTCATAAAGCTACTGACAAGCTGCCCAGCGTTGGTTGTGGTCGCTGTTTTGTCACTGGTGATATGTTCTAGCCATGCTATGCCAGCTGATCCATAGTAAGCGTGTGATAACTCGTTGATCGTATCGGCTTGGGCTTCACTGGTGTCTGCCAGTACCAAACTATCAAACGTCTTTAACCCTTTGCCAGCATCAGCATCTATATGCGCCACTCGAACCTCAATACCTGCATTAGTTTTCTGTCCTGCTTGCGCCATGAAGTTTTGTAGCGACTCCTCACCATTGGACAAAAAGATAATGCGCCATGTTTTGGCTATACGATTGTGTCCCGTGGTGGTACTACGTCCTTTACCTTGACCATTAGCAAGCATATAAACGGTTTTACCGACTATTTTGGGATCACATTCGCTAATCTCATCAAGTGGTAAAAAACTGTCGTTGTGCTCGCTTGCTGTGCCCTCCAGTGCGTTATCAGTGCTACGCCATGTCTTAACGTACCTGTCAGGGTTGCCCCATACACTAGCAGCCAATTTAAGCGATAATGACTTGCCCATGCTTGATGAGCCTAAGAGGTGAAAACCGCCCCCGTCATATTCTAGTAGCTCCAGTAATTGCCCTGCAAACGCGCAAGCAATAGAGAAAACAAAACGGCTTTGTTCTGCTAATGGTTTGCATAAGTTATCACGCCACTGTGCTAGCTCTCCTTGCTGGGTTAGGGTGCTGTTAATGCTGTTTGCAGACTGATAGACAATAAGCTGCTTACCATCGCTGCCTATGGCTCTGTCAGGTAATATATATTGCTTATCATGCCAGCCCAACTTATCCACGCATAACGCCCGTTTGTGAATAGGGTAGTTTTGAATATAGGTGTCTAAGTAGCTGCGCTGTTTGGGGTTGGTGGTAATGTTCAAGCCTTGACTAGCCAGCTCTTTGCGGTATTCACGGGCATCACCTTGCAGTAGTGCTAAAGGCATTGACCACGTATGCAACACACCATCATCATCACGCCACTGTAATAACCGCCCCCATGTACCGCTGCCTGTGTCCCGTGTCTTAGCGATAACCTCAAGTGGTGAACAAACAAACGCCTTAAACTTGAAAGTTATGTTTGCTGGGTCGTCATCGTTATACTTCACGAAAAATAGCCCATCATGGTAAAGCTCAAACCGCCCATCGCTGTAGATCATTGGTTCATTCAGCTGGGGATCATCGCGCCACTCAGGATAATAGGCAGTGTCTTGTAAATTAACTAGCTGGGTGTCATCAGCGGACAGTATCGCTTCATAGCTGTCATGCTGTAGCATAGTGACGATATGAGCCACTGTGACCAATGCTTGCGCCCTCACACCTGCTAATAGGTTGATTAAGCCCTTGTCATCAAGTGTCATAGGTACAGTAACCTGTGATCCGCTGCTCCAGTGCTGTACCATCTTTTTAAGGCATTGCTTTGTTTTATGAGGGCTAACAATGATTGTCTTATCACTGTCCATCAGGTAGCTGTAAACATCAATACCGCTATCAGGATCGTTAAAGGCTATTACTTCACTGGTTTTGTTTGGTTCACCAATGACGATAGCGCCATACCCTGTAGGATCAATGACAATGGGCTTTGCTTTGCTGTTTGGTGTGTAGAATACCGCGCCTACTATATCGCCTTGTTTATCGTGCAAACGTAGGGCTATCGTGCCAGCGGTTAATTCGGTTTTGCCAATCTCATTACCATGATATATAGTAGTATTGTCTGTAACGGATATCAGCCGTTCAGGTTCTAATATGTCACACAGTTTGATTAAAAAAGTATCGCCTACCAGTTGCTCCCGTGTGGCTGGTTTGCAGCCTTGTAATATAGTGTCAGCGCCCATGTTCACAGCACGGGCTTTTTCATGTATATCTGTTAAGGTAGTATTCATCTAGTCCCCCTCGTAGACGATTGGGCATAGACGGGTATCACCTGCCTTGAGTGTGCCTTGCGTATTGTGGTCATTATTAGTCATGGTGACGGGTTGTTCTATCCAATACGATTTGTATCGCTTACCATTTTTTTTAATCATTTCATCTTGAATGACTATACCTTTGGCCCGTAATTCACTAATGCGTTTCAAGCAACAAGTCATGCCGTACTGGTCATAAGCTTCCATATTTGAAAGCCTCTTACCTGCCAGCAAGTGATTGAGTATTATTTGGCTATAAGTTTTCTTGGTAGGTTGCTTTGAGGTGGTCATAGCTTATACCTCGCGGCTATTAGTAGTGTTGTGGCTATCTAGCCAGCTATTTATATCAGACAAGCGCCATAGGCTGGCGCGCCCAATTTTAATTGGCGTGGGGAATTGATCTTCATTAATTAGATGATAGATGTGCTTAGCACTAAAGCCTGTGATACCGCGTGTAGCGGTTTTGGCGGTGACGGTGCGCTTTTGGCCTGACTTTGTAGTGTAGGTCTTAGCGGTACGCGCTGGCTGGTTGGCAAGGTCTGCCATTCTTAGGTATTGATCATTTAATTTCATTGTGACTCACTCCATAGCATGGTTGGTTATAGCCAGTAATTGGCTTTGCTATGGAGTGGATAATACGGGGTGGCACTTTTCGATAGTTCTAGTTAGAAAAATAGAAGTTCTAACTAGAACCTAGTTAGAATTAAATACTATTTTCATGGGCAAGTTTTAGCCAGTGTGCAATCACATCTTTACTTACTGTATTACCTTGTCTTTCGATAGCTTCTTTTATCCTTCCATTGGTATCAGCGGTAAAAGGTTGTGTTAAGTCCATTTTTAAAAGTTCACTGGTAAGAGCAGCTATTATTTTACTCGCAACATTAGCCGTTCTTGGATGCATTGTCTTATCGTTATTTGGTATAGATTTTTTTTCCAAGTTCTCTATTTTGCTTAGTAAGTCTTTGATTTGATTGTTTTGTTCAGCTAATTTTTTGATGGCAGTATCATACGCATTAGCATCAAAATTTTGGCTTTGAGCTGATTTTTCTTGTTCTACTGTTAGTTTTTCTTTAAGATTTTTTATTTGTCTAATATAACTGACTGTTTCACGAGCGTCACTATTGAATGCTGCAATATATTCTTCAAAAATCTCTGCATTTAACTCTATGCTGACTATACACGCTAGCTCTAATATGTCTTCAACTTTCCAGTACATATCAATAAAATTATCGTCTAGAGTATCTTCTAAAAGATGTTCTAAAAAATCTTCTGTTGGGTAGCTCACTGGGTCGTCAGTTGCATAGTCGTCATAGCTGCGATGAATATGTAACAATTTAGTATAAGGAAAATCTTTGATCTTAGTAGAGTAGTCTTCGTACATACTTTCTTCATCAGGCACAACTCCATTTTTATCGGCCATTGCCTCTATTAAATGGTAGAAATCTAGCTTGAGAAAATCATCATCATTAATTAAATAATTAATAGTTACTTCTTTGCTGTCATCTGCATAAAGTTTTAATAACTCAATAAAATTATAAAAATTAATGAATTTGTAAGTTTCTTCTATACCTAAAATTTTTTCCGTTCCTTCATTATTTCGCATTTTTTCGTAAATAATTCCCATGACTCGCACCCTCACACCCCTAAAGCAAAAAAGGAGCAAGGCGCTGACAGCTAAGGGTGCAATTGCTGTCGTTCGGGTAATTAATCCTAGCCTTGCAATCGATTATGACAGCGATTAACGCTATCAATATTAGCTTGCCAGCCTAATGCTGACGATAATTAGTAAATCGGTGTTGTTAAAGTTGCTCGGCAAGTTTGGCTAATACCTGTTGAGATACGCCTTGTGCCCGTAAGCTGTTTATCAATATATCTTTATCATGCAGCGCGATATCAGTGGCTTGCTCGTTACGGCTATCCATTTCTTTGGCGAGTTCATTAGGGGTCAGTAAGTCAAAGCTGACCGCCTTGCCAGCTCGCAAGTCATCTAAATGGTTCGCCCATTTATTCATCATTACTTGACGTTGGGCTAAGTGTGCTGACAGATCATAACGCTTTTTAACGCTCGATTGCTCAAGGTGTGCTAATTGTATTTCGATAATGCTTTCGGAAAATTGTAGTTCGTATAAGCCGGTGCTGGCAAGCTGTCTAAATCCATGACCTGTCATTTTAGGGTAGGGATCGCCACTATAGCCCATTCTATTCAACGCCTGATTGAACCATGCTTCACTATATGGCTTGTTTGACTCAAAGTTATAGAAAACATAGCCAGTACTTTCTGTTAGTGGCCTTAAGCTTTCAATAATTGCCATTGCTTGGGATGACAGCGGGATAATGTGATCTTGACGCATTTTCATTTTATGAGCTGGTACACGCCAAACGCTTTTATGATAATCAATTTCTGACCACTCAAAAAACCTCAATTCTTTAGTCCTAACAAAACATAGTGTCATTAGCTGTAATCCAGCGACAGTTTGTTGATGACCGTTTGGATGATTTTCTATATAGCTGTCAATATTTCGAAGTAGTTCAGGGAATTGATGCTGCTCAACGGCTTTCATGCGCTCAGCTTTATGAGGTCGTAATGCTTTATTACGTCCGCTGGCAATGTTAACAATGTCATAACCTAGCGTGTTAATAGCATAGTCAAATATTGAGCTGATAAGTCCCATGCATTTATGAGCGGTTTCAGAGGTATGTTTGCCTTGCTGCTCAAAAGTGGCTTGAATAGCAAGTCCTGCCTTAATAATATCTTGCGCTGTGATTGCACCAATAGGATATTCACCTATATGCTTTAGAATATGGTTATCTAGAAACCCTTGCAGCTTTTGTACGTTCTTTGATGTAGTTTTTGATTTTTCTGACATATAGCTTCTAGCTAGGACTTCGAATAAATCTTTTTGTTCGTAGCTGTTTTTATGTCTGTTCTTATGCTCGTTGGGATCAATACCATCATTAATTAGTTTTTTGGCACTATCACGCTCAAGCCTTGCTTGTTTCAAAGAAACTTCGGGCTTGAAATTAGTATCTATCACTTGTGAGGAGAGCTTGTAAGTACCTATATGATAAGTTTTTTGCTTTGGCTGAATATCTTTGTCAGATTGGTAGCGATAAGACATTACCCAATAAAGCGAGCCTTTAGGATCATGAATTAAGGAGAGGCTGTCACCGTCACTATGTCTGGTGCGTTTAGTAGGTGCTGACTGTTTGGCTATTGCTTTTACACCATTGTCAGTTAGTAGATAGTTTTTGCGCTTATTCATCATCACACCTCTAAGAGTCATAGAATAGCAATGTTGTGTATGTACAACGCTATGTACAACATTCTATAGGTGCTACTAGGTAATGACAAGTTATATCAAAAGACATAAAGCGACTAATATAAAGGGGTTTAGAGGTTTTTGGTAATGCTAGGGAAGGCTGTAATATGATGATTGGTGCGCTCGGCGGGAATCGAACCCACGACCCTCGGCTTCGGAGACCGATACTCTATCCAACTGAGCTACGAGCGCATAATAACAACGGCATACGGTATTATCAACATCATGCCTAAACGAGCGTTATGAGCAGTAAAGATGTCGAAAAATAAAGACCGCTTAGTCTAACAAATAAAATCCATAAAGCCAATGAATGAAGACAGTGATTGATGTTTTTTAAGAAAAAACAGGATAGTCATTAAACAGGCATGGCAATCTACCTGCCTTTTCCCTTATAATGACAGGGAGAATTCATATTTATAATCACCGATTACAAGTGTGCTAGTACGCGGGATGGCTGTTTGCTATTGATAACTATTTGGTTGTCAAAGGAGGACAAGCAGAATGTCTGAGCCGTATAAGCCTTTGTATATGTAATAAGAGAACGTGACGAATGAGAAAAGTAGTTATGTTATCGGCAGCTGCCATTCTAGGAATCGCTAGTATCGCGGTGAGCCAAGCTGAAAGTGTTGTAGACACTCCTGTAACTGTTTCTGATGTAGCAGCAGCGCAGGAAGTGGTAACAAATGCGCCTGAGCAGTTGGGTGATGATACCCAAGCTGCTGCAGATACGACTGATGGCGAGGCACCTGCGGCAGAAACTGCTGCTGCCGCACCTGCGGTTGATGAAGAGCCTATTCCGCAAGATACGCCGCAAGTGCAAAAGCTGATTGCTTTGTATCCTAACTTAATTGCTCGCATTCAGCCAGTTGCTAAAGTGTGCTTTGAAGACGATGAAGTTTGTGATGTGACGGCACGCGCCGCTGGCCCATCAGCGGGTGACGGCCCTCGTGATGGCAAAGCAGTATACAACGCGGTATGTCAGACTTGTCATGCGGCAGGTCTACTTGGCTCACCAATCTTAGGTGACGCTGGTGCATGGGGACCACGTATCTCCAAGGGTAAAGAAACATTATATACTCATGCTATCAATGGTTTTAACGCCATGCCTGCTAAAGGTGGTGCTGATATCCCTGATGAGGAAGTTCAAAACGCTGTCGATTATATGGTTGGTGAAGCAAGCTAATTTTATTGAATAGCTGGCTAAGCCTTTTACCCTATATATCAGTGGAGCGCCTATTTCATTAAATGAGATAGGCGCTTTTTTAATGATGAGTATTATCAATACAGTACTTCTAAGGCATTACAGTTGAAATTCACCGATACTAGCCTCACTTTATGACACTACACAGTCTCTTCTGTCTATTTATATTCTAAAAACGATTTTACATAAATTTATAACCAATAAAGAGGTTTTCATGTCTGAGGTACCAGCACTTGCTATCCAGAATTTATCCAAAACCTATAGCAATGGGTTTTCGGCACTCAAAGATGTCAGTTTAACCGTCCCGCAAGGAGGTTTTTTTGCGTTGCTGGGGCCAAATGGTGCTGGTAAATCAACCATGATTGGTATTATTAGCTCGCTTTTTAAACCAACAACTGGCAGCGTAAAGATCTTTGGCACCGACTTACTAGAGAATCCGTCTATCGCTAAACAGTATCTTGGTATCGTCCCACAAGAGTTTAATTTTAATATGTTCGAAAAAGTCGAAGATATTTTGATTACACAGGCCGGTTACTTTGGTATTCCTGCCAAAGAAGCACGCCCACGGGCAAAACGATTATTAATGGCGCTAGGTCTGTGGGACAAGCGCAATAGCAAGTCACGTGAGCTATCAGGTGGTATGAAGCGCCGGTTGATGATTGCAAGGGCGCTGATTCATAAGCCAAAATTATTGATTTTGGATGAGCCAACCGCTGGGGTAGATATCGAGTTACGCCGCTCTATGTGGGAGTTTATGCAGCAGATTAATATCGAAGAAAACACCACGATTATTCTGACGACTCATTATCTTGAAGAAGCGGAGCAGCTGTGCAAACGCATTGCGATTTTGGATCATGGTGAGATTCGTATTAATACCGAGATGAAGGACTTGCTAGCGCAGCTATCGGTTGAGACTTTTGTTTTTGATTTGGAGACACCGCTTACGCGTCAATTGGTTTTGGCAGGAGTGACAGACACATCGCAGCCTGATGATCAGACGCTTGAAGTCACACTGACTGAAGGTGAATCGTTGAATGGTGTTTTTGACCAGTTATCTGAGCAAGGTATCACGGTAGCCAGTATGCGTAATAAAGCCAATCGACTGGAAGAGCTATTTATGCGCTTAGTAGACAAAAATATCCAAAGTGCAGACAGCATGAAGGAGGCAGGATTGTGAGTCAAGAAATGATAGATCCTAATAAAACCATGTCATGGAATAAAAAGTGGATTTCTTTTCGCACCATTTTATTAAAAGAGGTTCGCCGAATTCTGCGTATTTGGCCACAGACCTTGCTGCCCCCAGTTATTACGATGAGTCTCTATTTTGTCATCTTCGGTAAGATGATCGGCTCGCGTGTCGGTGAAATGGGCGGCGTACCATACATGCAGTTTATCGTGCCTGGCCTCATTATGATGTCGATTATTACCAACAGTTACTCCAATGTGGTATCGAGCTTCTTTAGTGCCAAATTCACCTCCAGTATCGAGGAGCTATTGGTTTCGCCAGTATCCAAACATGCGATTTTGATGGGTTATATCAGTGGTGGTATCTTTCGTGGACTGGCCATTGGTATCATCGTTTCAATAGTCGCACTATTTTTTACTGACCTTGGCATTGAGCATTTATTTGTGACGGTATTTACGGTACTGGGTACGTCTATCTTATTTTCACTTGGTGGCTTTATCAACGCCGTGTTTGCTCGCTCATTTGATGATATCTCTATCATTCCAAGCTTTGTGCTTACGCCATTGACCTATCTTGGTGGTGTGTTTTACTCTATGGAAAACTTGTCACCATTTTGGCAAAATATTTCGCTATTAAATCCTATCGTTTATATGGTGAACTCATTCCGTTACGGTATTCTTGGTTATTCTGATGTGAATGTCTGGTATTCGATGGCGGCTATTTTTGTCTTCTGTGCGGTATTCTATACCATTGCCTATCGTTTACTCAGTAATGGCTCACGTGTGCGCTTGTAGATTAGTTTGTAAAATGTAGCTTGTCACCTTATTATAAGAGTCCAACATTGTTGGGCTTTTTTATGCAAAAAATTTCAATAACAAATATAGGTAAGATTCTTACCACAGGTTTGTTGATGGCAGTATCTAGTATTGCTATCGCAGCACCATTTGCGGCAATGGATGATTATGATTGGGTCGTCATGGAGACGCCTGTAGATCCTGCAACGTATAAGTATGATTGCCATAACGACTACAAATATGAAACTTATGATGCGCTACAAAACTGTCTGTATAACTTGAGGGAAGATGCGGATAATGCGCTTAGTAAGCAATGGAGTATCAGCGATAAAGTCGTTAGAGAGAGAAATGCCATTTATATCAAAGTCGCTAATCGGAAAAACCCACTAGTATTTGTTGATTACTCCAGTCCTTATGAGGAGGATTTTAATCCTTATTATTCGCTACAAGACTACGATAAATCACGGAAATTACTGACAATACATCAAAGATTTTATGAAGGAGAGAGCTTGACGCTAGTCAATTTGGCTACTGGGTTTTGGCAAGATTTTAGTCTCAGAAAGCTAAGTATCTCTCCTGATATGAGATATATAGTCGGTTTTGAAAGTGAAATGGGAGCGACGGAACACGTCAATATTTTGGAGCGACAAGATAGCGGTTACTATGAAGGCTACTATAAACAAGTCTATAGCAGTAGTGACGATTCAAAAAACTACGACAATCATAAAAAGTTTTATCAAGCAGATAAAGCACAGCAGGTTTATGATAGCGAAATCTTTACTTGGGTAAATGGTGATAAGTTTTATGCAGATTCTTTTTATAAGTTGAATGAAGCGGATTCAGCGGCTTTTAGAGTACGATATACCTTTATTAAAAATGCCTCAACGGATAAGTGGCAACTGTATGAAGGTAGTAGGTAAATGATCGCTATCTCTCATTGTATAAAGACGGTGTTGACTGTCGCAGGACTATTTATATTGACCACAATAGCATCCTTAGATGCACAGGCAGCGCCTTTAGCTTTAAAGCCATCGACAGGTGAAGAGATATGGATAAAAGTCGCTGCGCCTGTAGCCATAGACTGGTATGAAGGCAGCTGTCGATACGATCATACTGAATATCAAACATTTACAGATTATGAAAACTGTATTTTTGAATCGTTAGCCCAAGCTGATAATGCACAAAGCCGAGAGTGGGGCTTGAGTGACAGAGTCGTTCGAGAAAAGGACACCATTTATATCAGTATACCGAATCAAAAGCAGCCATTAGTATTTAAAGATTATCTTGTACCGTTTGAAGAGGAACATAGCGCTCACTATGAATTGCAGTACTACGATAAAGTGCATCATTTATTACAGTTACTACATACGATGTATGAGACTCAAGCGACTGTCATTGTCGATTTAAACACAGGGCGCTGGCAAGAGCTGTATGCGACCAATCTTAAGTTTTCTAGCGACATGAATCAAGTGGTAGGGTTTAATGGTAGGCAAGGTGTGACCAGAGATATCATAATATGGGAGCGTCAAAAAGCTGACAATGACGGACGCTATGCAACGATATTTGCTAGTAATGAATTATATGAACAAGATTATGATAATGACAAAAAACATGAGGTGTACGAAGCGCGAGATATCAGTTGGACAAGCGATAATAAAGTTAACGTTGATTTTTATTACAGAGTCAATCCCACTGACACGGTAGCA encodes:
- a CDS encoding helix-turn-helix transcriptional regulator, which gives rise to MKLNDQYLRMADLANQPARTAKTYTTKSGQKRTVTAKTATRGITGFSAKHIYHLINEDQFPTPIKIGRASLWRLSDINSWLDSHNTTNSREV
- a CDS encoding helix-turn-helix domain-containing protein, encoding MTTSKQPTKKTYSQIILNHLLAGKRLSNMEAYDQYGMTCCLKRISELRAKGIVIQDEMIKKNGKRYKSYWIEQPVTMTNNDHNTQGTLKAGDTRLCPIVYEGD
- a CDS encoding ABC transporter ATP-binding protein, whose translation is MSEVPALAIQNLSKTYSNGFSALKDVSLTVPQGGFFALLGPNGAGKSTMIGIISSLFKPTTGSVKIFGTDLLENPSIAKQYLGIVPQEFNFNMFEKVEDILITQAGYFGIPAKEARPRAKRLLMALGLWDKRNSKSRELSGGMKRRLMIARALIHKPKLLILDEPTAGVDIELRRSMWEFMQQINIEENTTIILTTHYLEEAEQLCKRIAILDHGEIRINTEMKDLLAQLSVETFVFDLETPLTRQLVLAGVTDTSQPDDQTLEVTLTEGESLNGVFDQLSEQGITVASMRNKANRLEELFMRLVDKNIQSADSMKEAGL
- a CDS encoding tyrosine-type recombinase/integrase, translating into MNKRKNYLLTDNGVKAIAKQSAPTKRTRHSDGDSLSLIHDPKGSLYWVMSYRYQSDKDIQPKQKTYHIGTYKLSSQVIDTNFKPEVSLKQARLERDSAKKLINDGIDPNEHKNRHKNSYEQKDLFEVLARSYMSEKSKTTSKNVQKLQGFLDNHILKHIGEYPIGAITAQDIIKAGLAIQATFEQQGKHTSETAHKCMGLISSIFDYAINTLGYDIVNIASGRNKALRPHKAERMKAVEQHQFPELLRNIDSYIENHPNGHQQTVAGLQLMTLCFVRTKELRFFEWSEIDYHKSVWRVPAHKMKMRQDHIIPLSSQAMAIIESLRPLTESTGYVFYNFESNKPYSEAWFNQALNRMGYSGDPYPKMTGHGFRQLASTGLYELQFSESIIEIQLAHLEQSSVKKRYDLSAHLAQRQVMMNKWANHLDDLRAGKAVSFDLLTPNELAKEMDSRNEQATDIALHDKDILINSLRAQGVSQQVLAKLAEQL
- a CDS encoding c-type cytochrome, which encodes MRKVVMLSAAAILGIASIAVSQAESVVDTPVTVSDVAAAQEVVTNAPEQLGDDTQAAADTTDGEAPAAETAAAAPAVDEEPIPQDTPQVQKLIALYPNLIARIQPVAKVCFEDDEVCDVTARAAGPSAGDGPRDGKAVYNAVCQTCHAAGLLGSPILGDAGAWGPRISKGKETLYTHAINGFNAMPAKGGADIPDEEVQNAVDYMVGEAS
- a CDS encoding DUF927 domain-containing protein, which translates into the protein MNTTLTDIHEKARAVNMGADTILQGCKPATREQLVGDTFLIKLCDILEPERLISVTDNTTIYHGNEIGKTELTAGTIALRLHDKQGDIVGAVFYTPNSKAKPIVIDPTGYGAIVIGEPNKTSEVIAFNDPDSGIDVYSYLMDSDKTIIVSPHKTKQCLKKMVQHWSSGSQVTVPMTLDDKGLINLLAGVRAQALVTVAHIVTMLQHDSYEAILSADDTQLVNLQDTAYYPEWRDDPQLNEPMIYSDGRFELYHDGLFFVKYNDDDPANITFKFKAFVCSPLEVIAKTRDTGSGTWGRLLQWRDDDGVLHTWSMPLALLQGDAREYRKELASQGLNITTNPKQRSYLDTYIQNYPIHKRALCVDKLGWHDKQYILPDRAIGSDGKQLIVYQSANSINSTLTQQGELAQWRDNLCKPLAEQSRFVFSIACAFAGQLLELLEYDGGGFHLLGSSSMGKSLSLKLAASVWGNPDRYVKTWRSTDNALEGTASEHNDSFLPLDEISECDPKIVGKTVYMLANGQGKGRSTTTGHNRIAKTWRIIFLSNGEESLQNFMAQAGQKTNAGIEVRVAHIDADAGKGLKTFDSLVLADTSEAQADTINELSHAYYGSAGIAWLEHITSDKTATTTNAGQLVSSFMSQYSDLTAQAHRVAKRFAIVSAAGELATQAGITGWQAGQATKAVMTCLDNWLDNYGRDGEHEQRQIIDHIKAFIEQHGASRFQPCYKNTRLNFEERTPNRVGYRNMDTGDYYFSKETFDSVCAPFSKKKVLQVLEEVDLLLLNQGDRKTYKTSDTLFNGKHRPSVYAVTANILSCESMKKNGTDGTNGTGYMR
- a CDS encoding ABC transporter permease, with the translated sequence MSWNKKWISFRTILLKEVRRILRIWPQTLLPPVITMSLYFVIFGKMIGSRVGEMGGVPYMQFIVPGLIMMSIITNSYSNVVSSFFSAKFTSSIEELLVSPVSKHAILMGYISGGIFRGLAIGIIVSIVALFFTDLGIEHLFVTVFTVLGTSILFSLGGFINAVFARSFDDISIIPSFVLTPLTYLGGVFYSMENLSPFWQNISLLNPIVYMVNSFRYGILGYSDVNVWYSMAAIFVFCAVFYTIAYRLLSNGSRVRL